Part of the Novosphingobium sp. ZN18A2 genome, GCCGGAAAGGCATCGAGCAGTTCGTCCGCCAGTCCCGGATCGTCGGGCACTTCGCTTCCCTCAAGCTCGCGCTGGAGCACCAGTTTCGCGCTGGACAGCAGCACCGCCAGTTCGGGCCGCGTCAGCCCGCGCCCGTCGACCGCGCGGCGTGACAGCGCATCCGCTTCGGCCAGGCCTTCGGTACGCCGGTCAAGGTCTCCGCCCTCTTCCAGAAGGTCGATCAGGCGCGAGAAACTGGCCGTGCCCGGTGCGCCCTCACGCTCGGCAATAGACAGCGCGAGCGCCTGCAGCCGGTTGTCCTCCAGCACCAGCGCGGCGACCTCGTCGGTCATGTCGACCAGCAGTTTCACGCGCGCCTTTTCGGTCAGCCGCGCGTCGCGCCGGGCGGTGGCCAGCGCGATCTTGATGTTGACCTCGTTGTCGGAGCAATCGACGCCCGCCGAATTGTCGATGAAGTCTGTATTGATGCGCCCGCCGTGCAGGCCGAACTCTATCCGGCCGGCCTGCGTGATGCCCAGGTTCGCGCCTTCGCCGATCACTTTCGCGCGCATCTCGTCGGCCGAAACGCGTACCGGATCGTTCGCCGGATCGCCCACCTGGATGTTGTTTTCGCCGCTGGACTTCACATAGGTGCCGATGCCGCCGAACCAGAGGAGGTCCACCGGCGCCTTCAGGATCGCGCTGATCAGGCTTTCCGGGTCCATCGCTTCCGCATCGACGGCCAGCAATTCGCGCACTTCGGGGCTTAGCGGAATGGACTTGAGGCTGCGCGGAAACACGCCGCCGCCCTTGCTGACCAGCTTTTCGTCATAATCCGCCCAGCTCGACCGCGGCAGGCCGAACATGCGCTTGCGCTCTGTCCACGATTTCGCGGGATCGGGATCGGGATCGAGGAAGATGTGACGGTGGTCGAACGCGGCGACCAGCTTGATCGCCTTCGACAGCAGCATCCCGTTGCCGAAGACATCGCCCGACATATCGCCGCAGCCGGCAACGCGCACAGGATCTTCCTGCACGTCAACGCCCATCTCGCAGAAGTGGCGCTGCACCGAAATCCACGCGCCACGGGCGGTTATGCCCATCGCCTTGTGGTCGTATCCCTTCGATCCGCCGCTGGCGAAAGCATCGTCCAGCCAGAAATCGCGTTCCGCCGCAATGGCGTTGGCGACGTCCGAAAATGTGGCCGTGCCCTTGTCCGCCGCAACCACGAAATAGGGATCGTCGCCGTCGTGGATCACCACGCCGTCGGGGTGGACCACCTTGCCGTTCTCGATGTTGTCGGTGACGGAAAGCAGCGTGCGGATGAAGCACTGGTAACTGCCCTTGCCCTCGGCCAGCCACCCGTCGCGGTCCTTCACCGAATCGGGCAGGTGCTTGGGATAGAAGCCGCCCTTGGCGCCGGTGGGCACGATCACCGCGTTCTTCACGCGCTGCGCCTTCATCAGGCCCAGGATCTCCGTGCGGAAATCGTCGCGCCGGTCAGACCAGCGCAGGCCGCCGCGCGCCACCGGCCCGGCGCGCAGGTGGATGCCTTCCACGCGCGGCGAATAGACGAATATCTCGCGCCAGGGCAGCGGCTTGGGAAGGCCGGGCACTTTTGCCGATTCGAGCTTGAAGGCCAGCGCCTCTTTCCCGGCATCGGCAAAGGCATTGGTGCGCAGGATCGCGCCAACGGTGCCGTGAATCGCGCGCAGCAGCCGATCGTCGTTGATCGCCGCGACATTGGCCAGCCCCGCGCGAATGCGCTCAAGCGCCTCGGCCGTCGCCTTTTCGCGGTCCCCCTTGAACGCCGGATCGTGGCGGACCACGAATGTATCGACCAGCGCGCGGGTTACCGCCGGCGCGTTTTTCAGCGCATCGACGACGGTGGCGATGCCATAGCCGATCCCCACCTGGCGCAAGTAACGGAACCAGGCGCGCAGCCAGTTGGCTTCGCTGGCGGTAAGGCCGGTGGCGACGATCAGGCGGTTGAACGCATCGTCCTCCGCCTCGCCGTTGAGCACCGCCGCAAGCGAATGCTCAATCGCCTCGCTGCGTTCCAGCAGGTCTTCGGCTGTGCAGTCGTCGGGCAGTCCGATCAGGAAATCGTGGATATAGCCCATCGCCCCGCGATCGAGCGGGGTCGGAACCTCCTCGAGCACGCGGAAACCGAAGTTTTCTAGCACGGGCACCGCGTCCGACAGCACGATCGCGCCTTCACGCTGGTAAAGCTTGAGGCGCAGCGCATCGTCTTCGGGCCGGCGGTGAAGCCGGGCGGAGCGGCGCACGCCCTCGGTGCCCAGCGCGCGCAGGGCCAGGATGTCGGCCGCCGCCTCGGCCGGGCCGTTGGCGGCACGGTAATCGAGCGGGAAGGCATCGGCATAGCGCCCGGCAAGCGCGGCGGCGCGGGCCGCGTCCTCATGCGCGACAAGTGCGCTTTCCACGGCCTGCGGCCAGCCGCGCACCATCGCCTGGAGCCGGATATCGAGATCGGCCTCCTGCGGATCGGTATCGCCTTCGCGCGTGTCGAGCACGAAGCGCAGCAGCGCAAGGTTGCCGCCTTCCACCGAAAGGCTCCAGTCGAGCACGCTGGCGCTTGCCGCCTGCTCCAGCATTTCGATGATCTGCAGGCGAAGCGCGGTGGCGATCGCGTCGCGCGGCAGCCACACGAATGCGAACAGGTGCCGCGCCAGCGGTGCGCGCACCAGCGCAAGGCGCGGACGCGGACGATCGACCAGGCTCATCATCGTCGTCGCGATGCGTTCCAGGTCTTCATCCGAAAAACTTGCCAGCAGGTCGTGCGGCAGCGTGGTCAGCGCGTGGACCAGCGCCTTTCCGGCGTGGCCAGACGGATCGAAGCCGAACTTGTCCATCAACCCGGCGAGCTGCGCGCGCAGGCGCGGAATGCGGTCGGGCGATGCGCCAAGCGCGGCGCTGGTCCATACGCCGGCATGGACCGAAAGCGCCTCTACCTTGCCGCCCGAAAGCTGCGGCACGATGAACAGGTCGAGCGGGACGTGCCGGTGCACGTTCGAAATCCGGTTGGCCTTGATGACCAGCGGCGCACGGCCGCGATTGCCTTCGGCCGCCGGGGCATCCCCGTCGAACCACGCGAACGCGCGATCGAGCGAGGCGGGCGCCAGCACTTCGCGCGCGCTCTTGCGGCAGATGCCAAGGAGGTTCTGTTTCGATCCGTCGCGCTTCACCGTCTGGTGGCCAAGCTGGGTCAGCATGCCTTCGGCCAGCCAGCGCAGCAGCGCCGCGCCTTCCGAATCGGGCACGGCAACCGCGTCTTCCAGCATCAGGCCCTGCATCTTCGGCCAGTCCGCCACCGCCGCGCGCACATCGCCCAGCGTGGCCGACAATGCGGCGTGAAGCGTGCGGCGCAGGCGCGCATCGGCGCGGTCTGTTTCGATATAGACCACCGATTCGCGCATTTCGCCTTCGGCATCGCCTTCGGGCATGTCGGTCAGCTTGCCGTCCGCATCGCGCCGCACCGCCACAACCGGGTGCAACAGGCGGTCTATCGCAAGGCCGTGCGCGGCAATCGTCCCGGCGATGGAATCGACCAGGAAGGGCATGTCGTGATTGACGATGGCGATGCGCAGATAGCGTTCATCGCCGCCCAGCACGCTGTCTATGCCGATCGCGGCTTCGCCCGTCTCGCGCCGGAGCGCGGCGCGGACCACGAATTCGGCCGCTTCGCGCAGGCGGCCATCGGGATAATCCGCCGCTTCGCCGGGAAGCAGCGAACCCTCGAAACGCGCGGCCAGCGCGTCGACAAGGGCAGCGGGAGCACTGGCTGACCGCTTGCTGGCGGTCTTGCGGGAAGCGGTCTTGGTAGGCATCGGTGTCTTCCAGCCTTTACTTGCGGCTCGTTGGAACGACGTTCGCGCGCTTTATAATTATATTTCTTCCGCGTGAAGCAATAATTCAGATGGTAGCGGGGCTTCCGGATCGCCACAAGCGGCGATCCATCCCTATTGACGGCTACCCGCCGCCCGATCCGCTATTGCCTTGCTCCCTATAACCCGGCGGCGGCCTCCATCGCCAGTTCAAGCGAGCGGCGGCGATGCGCGGGATCGAAGGTGGAGCCGGCGAAGATCAGTTCGTCCGCCTGCGTGCGCTCCGCAAAGGCGGCGATCTGGCGGCGCGCGGTATCGACCGAGCCGACCGCGCTGGCCTGCCGCATGTGCTCCAGCATAGCCCGCTGCTGCACGGGCAGGCTTTCGCGATAACCGTCCACCGGAGGTTTCAGGCGGCCCGGATTGCCGGTCCGCAGCGCCACGAAGGCCTGGTCCATCGAAGACGCTTCGTAAACCGCCTGTTCGTCCGTTTCGGCAACGAACACGTTGATCGCGGCCATCGCGTGCGGCTTTGCCAGCGTGGCAGAGGGTTTGAATTCGTCGCGGTAACGCTTCAGCGCGGCATCCAGGTGATCGGGCGCGAAGTGCGATGCGAATGCATAGGGCAGGCCCAGCATCGCGGCCAGTTGCGCGCCGAACAGGCTGGACCCCAGCATCCACATCTCGATATCCGCACCCAGTCCGGGGGTCGCCTGCAAGGGCATTTTCGGCTCACCCGTGAAGTGCGCGCGCAGTTCCACCACGTCCTGCGGGAAATGTTCGGCCGCGCGGTTCACGTCCTTGCGCAGCGCGTTGACGATGCGCTGGTCCGCCCCCGGCGCGCGGCCCAGGCCCAGGTCGATGCGCCCCGG contains:
- a CDS encoding NAD-glutamate dehydrogenase domain-containing protein; translation: MPTKTASRKTASKRSASAPAALVDALAARFEGSLLPGEAADYPDGRLREAAEFVVRAALRRETGEAAIGIDSVLGGDERYLRIAIVNHDMPFLVDSIAGTIAAHGLAIDRLLHPVVAVRRDADGKLTDMPEGDAEGEMRESVVYIETDRADARLRRTLHAALSATLGDVRAAVADWPKMQGLMLEDAVAVPDSEGAALLRWLAEGMLTQLGHQTVKRDGSKQNLLGICRKSAREVLAPASLDRAFAWFDGDAPAAEGNRGRAPLVIKANRISNVHRHVPLDLFIVPQLSGGKVEALSVHAGVWTSAALGASPDRIPRLRAQLAGLMDKFGFDPSGHAGKALVHALTTLPHDLLASFSDEDLERIATTMMSLVDRPRPRLALVRAPLARHLFAFVWLPRDAIATALRLQIIEMLEQAASASVLDWSLSVEGGNLALLRFVLDTREGDTDPQEADLDIRLQAMVRGWPQAVESALVAHEDAARAAALAGRYADAFPLDYRAANGPAEAAADILALRALGTEGVRRSARLHRRPEDDALRLKLYQREGAIVLSDAVPVLENFGFRVLEEVPTPLDRGAMGYIHDFLIGLPDDCTAEDLLERSEAIEHSLAAVLNGEAEDDAFNRLIVATGLTASEANWLRAWFRYLRQVGIGYGIATVVDALKNAPAVTRALVDTFVVRHDPAFKGDREKATAEALERIRAGLANVAAINDDRLLRAIHGTVGAILRTNAFADAGKEALAFKLESAKVPGLPKPLPWREIFVYSPRVEGIHLRAGPVARGGLRWSDRRDDFRTEILGLMKAQRVKNAVIVPTGAKGGFYPKHLPDSVKDRDGWLAEGKGSYQCFIRTLLSVTDNIENGKVVHPDGVVIHDGDDPYFVVAADKGTATFSDVANAIAAERDFWLDDAFASGGSKGYDHKAMGITARGAWISVQRHFCEMGVDVQEDPVRVAGCGDMSGDVFGNGMLLSKAIKLVAAFDHRHIFLDPDPDPAKSWTERKRMFGLPRSSWADYDEKLVSKGGGVFPRSLKSIPLSPEVRELLAVDAEAMDPESLISAILKAPVDLLWFGGIGTYVKSSGENNIQVGDPANDPVRVSADEMRAKVIGEGANLGITQAGRIEFGLHGGRINTDFIDNSAGVDCSDNEVNIKIALATARRDARLTEKARVKLLVDMTDEVAALVLEDNRLQALALSIAEREGAPGTASFSRLIDLLEEGGDLDRRTEGLAEADALSRRAVDGRGLTRPELAVLLSSAKLVLQRELEGSEVPDDPGLADELLDAFPAPMRSRYRKDILGHRLRREIIATRLANRIVNRIGVIHPFELVEEEGASLAQVAAAFVAAERLLGLDETWQLIETAAMPEDARLLLFSRAAAAVRSHVADILRAGRGEQRPGKLVAALSKGVGLLSAHVDELLKDEARAQAARLSGDLADAGAPREAVARVVTLFDMDGAIGLAHLAASTRSDAAELTHAFTGLGARLGLDWAQQVASRMSPSDPWERLLVAGLARDFQQMRLEFLARARKQDVGEFVDGWIAAHDQPVRQFRALVSRAQAASPVAPAMLAQIASQARSLLSR
- a CDS encoding LLM class flavin-dependent oxidoreductase; amino-acid sequence: MKLAVLDLVPVVEGGTIGAALDNAAQLARTAEAAGYHRFWVAEHHGMAGIASAATAVTLAHIGHATSTIRIGAGGIMLPNHNPLVIAEQFGTLDALFPGRIDLGLGRAPGADQRIVNALRKDVNRAAEHFPQDVVELRAHFTGEPKMPLQATPGLGADIEMWMLGSSLFGAQLAAMLGLPYAFASHFAPDHLDAALKRYRDEFKPSATLAKPHAMAAINVFVAETDEQAVYEASSMDQAFVALRTGNPGRLKPPVDGYRESLPVQQRAMLEHMRQASAVGSVDTARRQIAAFAERTQADELIFAGSTFDPAHRRRSLELAMEAAAGL